A single region of the Anguilla rostrata isolate EN2019 chromosome 11, ASM1855537v3, whole genome shotgun sequence genome encodes:
- the LOC135234646 gene encoding proenkephalin-B-like: MEWCVLALILCMISSIRADCTSQCLSCAQQIPNSEVSINSLTCTLECEGTLSSTVELDKCEKALELFSAGQGGFNDRNEQPPSASETGDQQETSIANVVKRYGGFIKRIEKNKKINSPSRENAYLKGMFAKKYGNSLRKFWERDIPELLQDTQRGDRSSEDEAAIYDDDTAINEEKRYGGFLRKFGPKRSDSGEEGGQEELQKRYGGFMRRIRPKLKWDNQKRYGGFLRRHFKVSVRSEEEPSSYENFDL, from the exons ATGGAGTGGTGCGTTTTAGCGCTCATCTTGTGCATGATCTCTTCAATCCGAGCAGATTGCACTTCCCAGTGTTTAAGCTGCGCCCAACAGATCCCCAATTCGGAAGTGTCCATCAACAGCCTG aCTTGCACTTTAGAGTGCGAAGGGACCCTTTCCTCCACAGTAGAATTAGATAAATGCGAGAAGGCTTTAGAGTTATTTTCCGCCGGTCAGGGCGGGTTCAACGACAGAAACGAGCAACCGCCCAGCGCGTCTGAGACTGGAGACCAGCAGGAAACTTCCATTGCTAATGTGGTCAAGCGTTACGGCGGATTCATTAAGAGGAtcgagaaaaacaaaaaaataaattctcccTCGCGTGAAAATGCTTACCTGAAAGGCATGTTTGCCAAAAAATACGGGAATTCGCTGAGAAAATTTTGGGAAAGAGACATCCCGGAGCTTTTGCAGGACACCCAGCGCGGAGATCGTTCTTCGGAGGACGAGGCCGCGATCTACGACGATGACACGGCCATCAACGAAGAGAAACGGTACGGAGGTTTCTTGAGAAAATTTGGCCCAAAGAGAAGTGACTCCGGAGAGGAAGGTGGCCAAGAAGAGTTACAAAAACGTTACGGAGGTTTCATGCGGAGGATTCGACCAAAACTCAAATGGGACAATCAGAAAAGATATGGGGGGTTTTTACGGCGTCATTTCAAAGTATCAGTTCGATCAGAGGAAGAACCCTCCTCCTACGAAAATTTTGACCTATAG